A single window of Larimichthys crocea isolate SSNF chromosome XII, L_crocea_2.0, whole genome shotgun sequence DNA harbors:
- the pmp22a gene encoding peripheral myelin protein 22 — protein sequence MLLILLGVLILHLIILILLIVSTAASAWSVGGDMSTDLWYNCRTSNGGYHCKPASNEDWIQAVQALMILSILFCFFSLIAFLFQLFKLVKGGRFFFTAIFQILASVFVMCGAIIYTVMSPDDRPGTEFGYAYVLAWVAFPLCLISGLIYIVLRKKE from the exons ATGCTGCTCATCCTGCTCGGAGTGCTCATCTTGCACCTTATCATCCTCATTCTGCTCATTGTGTCAACAGCAGCCAGT GCCTGGTCTGTAGGTGGGGATATGAGCACAGATCTATGGTACAACTGTAGGACAAGTAATGGAGGCTACCACTGCAAGCCAGCCAGCAATGAAG ATTGGATCCAGGCAGTTCAGGCCCTCATGATCCTGTCCAtactcttctgcttcttctccctCATTGCGTTCTTGTTCCAGCTGTTCAAACTGGTCAAGGGCGGACGCTTCTTCTTCACCGCCATCTTCCAGATCTTGGCAA GTGTGTTCGTGATGTGCGGGGCGATCATCTACACCGTGATGAGTCCGGATGATAGACCCGGCACAGAGTTCGGCTACGCCTACGTGCTGGCCTGGGTggctttccctctctgtctcatcaGTGGCCTCATTTATATCGTCCTGAGGAAGAAAGAATGA